A genomic window from Melanotaenia boesemani isolate fMelBoe1 chromosome 15, fMelBoe1.pri, whole genome shotgun sequence includes:
- the LOC121654289 gene encoding nuclear apoptosis-inducing factor 1-like: MATEKTRKRNFTEVEVLVGEVEARKNILFGGLGSGISNKRKTEEWQHVVAAVNSVGVTERSVPDIKKKWSDLKVEAKRRMARHRQGMCATGGGPATPNPTPLERKIASILGPASIYGIVPENEGDTDQADATAETVTLQMEAVGEEIPGTSTEEMVRPTTSAPRAHGTAGGGRVLTDAVLQTQRDTIDAVKEIRDELHQIRHVISGMCAVLSEISTSLKELVKK, translated from the exons ATGGCAACCGAAAAGACGAGGAAGCGTAATTTTACGGAGGTGGAGGTACTTGTTGGTGAGGTGGAGGCTCGCAAAAACATATTATTTGGCGGCCTCGGTAGTGGCATCAGCAACAAACGGAAAACAGAAGAGTGGCAACACGTTGTTGCAGCTGTCAATAGTGTGGGGGTGACGGAGAGGTCCGTgccagacattaaaaaaaagtggtcgGATCTCAAGGTGGAGGCAAAGAGGAGGATGGCACGCCACCGCCAGGGAATGTGTGCCACAGGCGGGGGTCCTGCCACACCAAACCCCACGCCGCTGGAGCGGAAAATAGCCTCCATTCTTGGGCCCGCAAGCATCTACGGCATAGTGCCAGAGAATGAGGGGGACACAGACCAGGCGGACGCCACAGCAGAGACCG TCACTCTACAGATGGAGGCAGTGGGTGAGGAGATCCCCGGTACATCCACAGAGGAGATGGTCAGACCCACCACGAGTGCGCCCCGGGCGCACGGCACAGCTGGAGGTGGCCGCGTGCTGACAGATGCGGTCCTCCAAACACAAAGGGACACCATCGACGCTGTGAAGGAAATTCGTGATGAATTACATCAAATCCGTCATGTAATTAGCGGAATGTGTGCTGTACTGTCTGAAATTTCCACGTCATTAAAAGAACTTGTTAAAAAATGA
- the oatx gene encoding solute carrier family 22 member 6: MGFTDLLDEVGGFGLYQWLHVTLISFPGLMMASQNLLNNFVSGIPDHHCSLPANQSLRNLSLTYQVDEKQLLKVFIPPDPSVNRLDRCRRYVEPQWQLLGSNSSVNVSELQTEGCMDGWTYDRAEFSATTVSEWDLVCSLRPLKQMIQTIYMGGVLTGAIIYGGLSDKFGRRSVLIWSYLQLAVLGCSSALSPSYTAYCIFRFISGMAVSGVILNGVSLKVEWIPTKTRTLVGTLTSFFFTFGQMILAGLAYWLRDWRKLQVFVCAPHFLYFAYSWWYSESARWLVLNRRSEEALKSLHRVARINGKPEMINKLTLEVLHSHMKKEIESSRSSFTAFDLLKTKGIRRISICLVVVWFSTSFAYYGLAMDLQKFGVNIYLMQIIFGAVDIPAKLLALGMLSYLGRRISQVSCLFLSAVIIFANIFVPQDMQTLRTTLACLGKAFTSASFTTVYLYTGELYPTVLRQTGMGFVSTMARVGSMAAPAVLILDEVLPVLPSIVYGGAAVLASCFACFLPETLNMPLPDTIEDVEEKWSGKGFASRLKEGASLKEGMVSSDGTAASKEAIALKELKDTEGTGLNAL; the protein is encoded by the exons ATGGGCTTCACCGACCTGTTGGACGAG GTGGGCGGCTTCGGACTATACCAGTGGCTCCATGTGACCTTGATCAGTTTCCCGGGTTTGATGATGGCAAGTCAGAACCTGCTCAACAACTTCGTCTCAGGAATCCCGGACCACCACTGCAGCCTGCCGGCCAATCAGAGCCTGCGCAACTTGTCGCTCACCTACCAG GTGGATGAGAAGCAGCTGCTTAAAGTGTTCATCCCTCCAGATCCTTCCGTAAACAGGCTGGACCGCTGCAGGAG GTATGTGGAGCCTCAGTGGCAGCTGTTGGGCTCGAACAGCTCGGTGAACGTCAGCGAGCTGCAGACTGAAGGATGCATGGACGGATGGACTTATGACCGAGCTGAGTTCTCAGCCACAACCGTTTCTGAG TGGGACCTGGTGTGTTCGCTGCGTCCTCTCAAACAGATGATTCAGACCATCTATATGGGCGGAGTCTTGACGGGAGCCATCATCTATGGCGGCCTGTCAGACAA GTTTGGTCGGCGGTCTGTCCTCATCTGGTCTTACCTGCAGCTGGCCGTGCTCGGCTGTAGCTCCGCCCTCTCGCCGTCGTACACCGCTTACtgcattttcagatttataagTGGGATGGCGGTATCTGGAGTCATCCTCAACGGAGTCTCACTAA AGGTGGAGTGGATTCCAACTAAAACCAGGACACTAGTGGGCACGCTCACCTCCTTCTTCTTCACGTTTGGTCAGATGATTCTGGCGGGACTTGCCTATTGGCTGAGAGACTGGAGGAAGCTGCAGGTGTTCGTCTGTGCACCTCACTTCCTGTATTTTGCCTACAGCTG gtgGTATTCAGAGTCCGCTCGTTGGCTGGTGCTGAACCGTCGGTCTGAGGAGGCATTAAAAAGTCTTCACCGAGTTGCTCGGATCAACGGAAAACCAGAGATGATCAACAAGCTGACGTTAGAG GTGCTCCACTCCCACATGAAAAAGGAGATTGAGTCGAGCCGTTCGTCGTTCACAGCATTTGATCTGttgaagactaaaggaataagACGTATCTCCATCTGTCTGGTTGTTGTCTG GTTTTCCACCAGTTTTGCATACTATGGTTTAGCGATGGACCTACAGAAATTTGGG GTAAATATTTACCTGATGCAGATCATCTTTGGAGCCGTAGATATTCCTGCCAAACTGCTTGCTCTGGGCATGCTCAGTTACCTGGGGAGAAGGATATCTCAGGTTTCCTGTCTTTTCCTGTCGGCTGTCATCATCTTCGCCAACATCTTTGTCCCCCAAG ACATGCAGACCCTCAGGACCACGCTGGCCTGTCTAGGTAAAGCCTTCACCTCTGCCTCTTTCACCACCGTCTACCTGTACACCGGAGAACTCTACCCAACTGTCCTCAG GCAGACAGGAATGGGCTTTGTCTCCACGATGGCAAGAGTCGGCAGCATGGCGGCCCCAGCAGTCCTGATCCTGGATGAG GTACTTCCTGTTCTACCCAGTATAGTGTATGGGGGTGCCGCGGTGCTGGCTAGCTGCTTTGCCTGTTTCCTGCCGGAAACGCTCAACATGCCTCTGCCCGACACCATCGAAGACGTGGAGGAGAAATG gtctggaaaaggcttcGCCTCTCGATTGAAAGAGGGGGCGTCACTGAAAGAAGGCATGGTTTCTTCAGATGGGACCGCCGCCTCAAAGGAAGCTATTGCTTTAAAAGAACTGAAGGACACAGAAGGGACTGGCCTCAACGCactctga